The Geobacter sp. AOG2 genome includes a window with the following:
- a CDS encoding B12-binding domain-containing radical SAM protein, translating into MILLLVNPPYDINRYMGGLAKVGWVFPPVGLLYIAAYLQKHQPTWKIRIYDAQVEERNFEEVLDELKPDIVGITCQSALVYSTLDTARVVKQKKHETLVIVGGVHASLRPQDLLNSENVDLVVRGEGEETFLEVCSAFQNQEPFAAIAGVSFKDGAAAISHNPDRIISADLDSYPMPALDLVPIEKYRISPDMRTGSRLGLIITSRGCPYDCMFCANKLLTKRTYRLRSIPCVIEEIEYYLEHHRINQLMIFDDNFAVDKKRTLALCDEFVRRGYPAKFNWWAEARVDVLDEEILTAMKRAGCSIISLGLESGNQRLLDLIKKNITLEQTRKTVEIIHKVGIKSRASFILGLPTETRKESLQTIRFAYSLPLDQVRFSIATPFPGTELWDIAIQEGCLDPDSIDWTKLSLMGGYTDFLPVYHPAGRSGRELKQLQRRANLFFFLRPKIVWGYINRIKSVDDLFSICKGFFHLVRATLK; encoded by the coding sequence ATGATACTATTACTTGTTAATCCACCCTACGACATCAACAGATACATGGGGGGATTGGCAAAGGTCGGCTGGGTATTTCCCCCGGTCGGCCTCCTCTACATTGCCGCGTATCTGCAAAAACACCAGCCAACGTGGAAAATCAGAATTTATGACGCGCAGGTGGAAGAAAGAAATTTCGAAGAAGTTCTTGATGAGCTTAAACCTGACATCGTCGGCATCACCTGTCAATCCGCACTCGTGTACAGCACCCTGGATACCGCACGGGTCGTCAAGCAGAAAAAACACGAGACTCTTGTTATTGTGGGGGGGGTACACGCCAGCCTGCGACCGCAGGACCTCTTGAACAGCGAAAATGTCGATCTGGTAGTCAGGGGGGAGGGGGAAGAAACATTCCTTGAAGTCTGTTCCGCTTTCCAGAACCAGGAGCCTTTTGCCGCTATTGCCGGTGTATCCTTCAAAGATGGAGCAGCGGCTATAAGCCATAATCCGGATCGGATCATAAGCGCGGACCTGGACAGTTATCCCATGCCGGCACTCGACCTGGTTCCCATAGAAAAATATCGGATAAGCCCCGACATGCGAACGGGCAGCCGCCTCGGGTTGATCATAACGTCGCGCGGATGCCCTTATGACTGCATGTTCTGCGCGAACAAACTTCTGACAAAGCGAACCTATCGCCTTCGTTCGATACCATGCGTGATCGAGGAGATTGAATATTACCTTGAGCATCACCGGATCAATCAACTGATGATCTTTGACGACAATTTCGCCGTCGACAAAAAGAGAACCCTGGCGCTTTGCGACGAATTCGTCAGAAGGGGATATCCCGCTAAATTCAACTGGTGGGCAGAAGCACGGGTGGATGTGCTTGACGAAGAAATACTGACCGCAATGAAGCGGGCGGGTTGCTCCATCATCTCTCTGGGATTGGAGTCTGGCAACCAGCGACTTCTTGATCTGATCAAGAAAAATATCACCCTCGAACAGACTCGAAAAACGGTCGAGATTATTCACAAAGTGGGGATAAAATCCCGGGCATCCTTTATCCTCGGGCTGCCCACCGAGACCCGTAAAGAGTCGCTGCAAACCATACGATTCGCCTACAGCCTGCCGCTGGATCAAGTACGTTTCTCCATTGCCACGCCATTTCCCGGGACCGAACTCTGGGATATTGCCATACAGGAAGGGTGTCTTGACCCAGATTCCATAGACTGGACAAAACTCAGCCTGATGGGGGGGTATACCGATTTTTTACCTGTTTATCATCCTGCCGGCAGGTCGGGTCGGGAATTGAAACAGTTACAAAGGAGAGCTAATCTGTTCTTTTTTCTCCGGCCGAAAATTGTCTGGGGGTACATCAACCGGATTAAATCTGTGGATGATCTTTTCAGCATCTGTAAGGGGTTTTTCCACTTGGTCAGGGCAACGCTCAAATAG
- a CDS encoding ATP-binding protein has protein sequence MKNHFLQRFHSLSLRTLLLLMTFALALPSIILIFYSGYLQSEDAIREGIDDGRMLVYSIATEQYNLAGNIEQLLTALAQIPEIKTHDVKTANTILTDILEKNPQYGNIIIADPAGTVWASGLPMKAPFSVHDRLTFQSAVKSRQFSSGDYGIGRISARPTIGFGYPVITASGKLTDVILANINFVQFNMLLNMGGLPRGSSYSILDRNGIIVHRNPNPSHLIGKRIEHDTFMKMVDGPEASNEVAYDANGGKYIVCYRKLRLKNEQSPYLYIRASIPHKETQKKAVSALAKKVIFLAPLLLFALFFVMRLGNIFILKRIDKLQKAVLRLAGGDLKFRVTDEVAGGEFGRLGQAFDEMAEKLASRERALLESEREFADLYNNAPCGYHSLNKEGFFVRINDTELNWLGYERDELIGHMKFGDIITPDGVEILEKSFHLLKELGWVRGLEFELVRKDGSTLPVLLNATALHAPDGSLLVIISTVYDIAERKQVERELNELNNNLTKRIEEETERRVQHERLLARHARLAAMGEMIGAIAHQWRQPLATIGATIQSIRMAWERNCIDRSFLERAEADAQKQLYHMSDTIEDFRNFFLPEKMIEIFDLKEKIEEVVLLVSSQFANSGVRLNVVDNSPDCRLNIKGYQNEFKQSLINLVSNAFDAIMDKAAHNHQLGKGLAAEGQVIVSIAGEGNKAVIEVQDNGCGIPDEYADKVFDPYFTTKSAEKGTGIGLYMTKLIIEESMGGSLSFTSSPDGTKFKVELALDDSVEGGSNG, from the coding sequence ATGAAAAATCATTTCCTCCAGCGTTTCCATTCCCTGTCGTTACGGACACTTCTGTTGCTGATGACGTTCGCGCTTGCCTTGCCGTCAATCATCCTGATCTTCTATTCAGGATATCTTCAGAGCGAAGATGCCATACGCGAGGGCATCGATGATGGTCGAATGCTTGTTTACAGCATAGCAACCGAACAATACAACCTTGCGGGTAATATCGAACAGTTGCTGACAGCATTAGCGCAAATCCCGGAGATAAAAACACATGATGTGAAGACAGCAAATACGATCCTGACCGATATTCTGGAAAAGAACCCTCAGTACGGAAATATCATTATCGCGGACCCTGCTGGAACCGTCTGGGCATCCGGCTTGCCTATGAAGGCACCATTTTCCGTGCATGACAGATTAACTTTCCAGAGTGCGGTCAAAAGTCGGCAGTTCTCCTCCGGTGATTACGGTATCGGCAGAATTTCGGCGCGGCCGACAATTGGCTTTGGTTATCCGGTAATCACCGCCAGCGGCAAATTAACCGATGTCATCTTGGCTAATATAAATTTTGTCCAATTTAATATGTTGTTAAACATGGGCGGCTTGCCTAGGGGATCATCATATAGCATTCTGGACAGAAACGGCATAATAGTGCACAGAAATCCGAATCCCAGCCATTTAATCGGGAAGAGGATTGAACATGACACTTTTATGAAAATGGTAGACGGCCCCGAAGCAAGTAATGAAGTGGCTTATGATGCAAATGGCGGAAAATATATTGTCTGCTACCGCAAATTGAGGTTGAAGAACGAACAATCTCCCTATCTTTATATACGGGCAAGCATACCGCACAAGGAAACCCAGAAAAAGGCGGTATCGGCTCTCGCAAAGAAGGTAATATTCCTGGCTCCGCTCTTGCTTTTTGCTCTCTTCTTCGTCATGCGCCTCGGCAATATTTTCATCCTGAAGCGTATCGATAAACTCCAAAAAGCGGTGCTACGGCTGGCGGGGGGCGATCTTAAGTTCAGGGTAACCGACGAGGTCGCGGGTGGTGAATTTGGGCGCTTGGGACAGGCATTCGACGAAATGGCTGAAAAACTTGCGTCGAGGGAGCGGGCACTTCTTGAGAGCGAACGTGAGTTTGCCGACCTCTACAATAATGCACCATGCGGGTATCATTCGCTCAACAAGGAAGGGTTTTTCGTACGAATAAACGATACTGAGCTCAATTGGCTCGGGTATGAACGGGATGAATTGATAGGTCACATGAAGTTTGGCGACATCATAACGCCTGATGGGGTGGAGATTCTTGAGAAAAGCTTTCATCTCCTCAAAGAACTGGGCTGGGTCCGTGGCCTTGAGTTTGAGCTGGTCCGCAAAGATGGATCGACGCTACCCGTGCTCTTGAATGCGACCGCTCTCCACGCCCCTGATGGCTCCTTGCTGGTGATTATAAGCACGGTGTATGATATCGCCGAACGCAAGCAGGTTGAACGAGAGCTCAACGAGCTGAATAATAACCTGACAAAGAGAATCGAGGAGGAAACGGAGCGGCGCGTACAACATGAACGACTGTTGGCGCGCCACGCCCGCCTGGCTGCAATGGGGGAGATGATCGGAGCTATTGCCCATCAGTGGCGGCAACCGCTGGCCACAATTGGGGCAACAATCCAAAGTATCCGGATGGCCTGGGAGCGTAATTGCATCGACAGATCATTTCTGGAGAGGGCCGAAGCGGACGCGCAAAAACAGCTTTATCATATGTCAGATACTATCGAGGACTTTCGGAATTTTTTTCTTCCCGAAAAAATGATCGAGATCTTTGATCTCAAAGAAAAAATAGAAGAAGTCGTTTTGCTTGTCTCCTCCCAGTTTGCCAATTCCGGCGTCAGGTTGAACGTAGTCGACAATTCACCGGATTGTCGCTTGAATATCAAGGGATATCAAAACGAGTTCAAACAATCTCTTATCAACCTTGTCAGCAATGCTTTTGACGCCATAATGGATAAAGCCGCCCATAACCATCAGCTTGGTAAGGGGCTTGCGGCTGAAGGACAGGTTATCGTCTCCATAGCAGGCGAAGGCAACAAAGCCGTCATTGAGGTTCAGGATAATGGCTGCGGAATTCCGGATGAATATGCCGACAAGGTGTTCGACCCCTATTTTACAACCAAATCAGCGGAGAAGGGAACCGGTATAGGGCTCTATATGACGAAACTCATCATCGAGGAAAGCATGGGAGGGAGCCTCAGCTTCACAAGTAGTCCGGACGGAACGAAATTCAAGGTGGAACTTGCTCTGGATGACTCTGTTGAGGGGGGCAGCAATGGCTGA
- a CDS encoding sigma-54 dependent transcriptional regulator, whose protein sequence is MEDDTDLRERIHIVLAMHFERVLPAANGREGLELFIREAPDIVVCDIRMPIMDGLEMTKRIRERSPETPVIICTAFTDTTYLLKTIELGVSAYVRKPLDCWQLVETINRTTVPILQKKELEEAKQHEKASFELLFGESLAMQGVINQAQRIAGTDFSIVIQGETGVGKSYLASLIHGLSQRKQQPLVTVNVSSLPETLVESQLFGHLKGAFSGAVSAKRGLFEEAHGGTLFLDDVDCASPAVQAKILHAVEQKQFFPVGGTKLVKVDTRIIAASNRDLLFEVQQGSFREDLYYRLGEIMITLPPLRERGVDIISLSHKFLAEISLELNRTPPRIAPEAIVLLNRHPWPGNVRELKSVMKRAALFAGETLTREVLESVMTVTDQATTEKSTVHLGTLEEMKRDAVKQALAATGGKKMEAARLLDVDYSSFKRMLDKYNL, encoded by the coding sequence GTGGAGGATGATACGGATCTGCGAGAGCGTATTCATATCGTGCTTGCCATGCATTTCGAAAGAGTTTTACCCGCCGCCAACGGGAGGGAAGGGTTGGAGCTATTTATACGCGAGGCTCCCGACATTGTTGTTTGCGACATAAGAATGCCGATCATGGACGGTCTTGAGATGACGAAGCGCATACGGGAGAGGTCGCCGGAGACGCCGGTCATCATCTGTACTGCGTTCACCGACACGACTTATCTGCTCAAAACGATCGAGCTGGGTGTTTCCGCGTATGTACGTAAACCGCTCGATTGCTGGCAGCTTGTTGAAACAATCAACCGGACCACGGTTCCGATCCTGCAGAAAAAAGAGCTGGAAGAGGCGAAGCAACACGAAAAAGCTTCGTTTGAGCTGCTCTTTGGCGAAAGTCTGGCGATGCAGGGCGTCATTAATCAGGCGCAGCGGATTGCCGGGACCGATTTTTCCATAGTCATCCAAGGTGAAACCGGCGTGGGCAAGTCATATCTCGCGTCACTTATCCACGGTTTGAGCCAACGCAAACAGCAGCCGCTCGTGACGGTGAACGTCAGCTCCTTGCCCGAGACATTGGTGGAAAGTCAACTCTTCGGGCATCTCAAGGGGGCCTTCTCCGGTGCCGTTTCAGCAAAGAGAGGGCTCTTTGAAGAAGCTCATGGGGGGACACTCTTTCTCGACGATGTGGATTGCGCATCGCCGGCCGTTCAGGCCAAAATCCTTCATGCCGTCGAACAAAAGCAGTTTTTCCCTGTGGGTGGGACGAAACTGGTCAAGGTTGACACACGGATCATCGCGGCCAGCAACCGCGATCTTCTCTTTGAGGTGCAGCAGGGGAGTTTCAGGGAAGATCTCTACTACCGCCTTGGGGAAATTATGATCACTTTGCCGCCGTTGCGTGAAAGAGGTGTCGATATCATTTCCCTCTCCCACAAGTTTCTTGCGGAAATTTCCCTGGAATTGAACCGAACTCCTCCACGCATAGCTCCTGAAGCGATTGTCTTGTTGAACCGTCATCCATGGCCCGGTAATGTCCGGGAACTGAAGAGTGTCATGAAGCGTGCCGCCCTTTTTGCCGGAGAAACTCTCACCCGTGAAGTGTTGGAAAGTGTTATGACCGTTACGGACCAGGCGACTACCGAAAAGAGTACCGTCCACCTGGGTACTCTCGAAGAAATGAAACGCGATGCCGTCAAACAGGCTTTAGCCGCTACCGGCGGTAAGAAAATGGAGGCGGCCCGCTTGCTTGATGTCGACTACAGCAGTTTTAAACGTATGCTGGATAAATACAACCTCTGA
- a CDS encoding tetratricopeptide repeat protein, with protein sequence MGSKMRNLVLICVALLVISLAVYMRVGDYGFLNYDDDAYVTDNPHVASGITGTSIAWAFTSVDAANWHPVTWLSHMADVELYGMNPRGHHLTNVIIHAISTLLVLLLLLRSTGALWPSAFVAVLFALHPLHVESVAWVAERKDVLSAFFWFLTLLIYGEFAAKRKLGLYFLALFTFILGLMSKPMLVTLPVVMLLLDFWPLNRLHREGEPGLRLLSGRVLALVKEKIPFFICSFLSAAVTIYAQSKGGAVKGLTEVPFQLRIENVPIAYVTYIGKIFWPHNLAMLYPLPQSIPLWHVISSLFFLLLVSGVTIRAARTYPYLAVGWFWFLVTLVPVIGLVQVGLQAMADRYMYIPLTGIGIMVAWGVRESTKSLPHREGVLALLAATVIIASAAVTFHQIGFWRDSITLYRHTLQVTTDNYIIHDNLGLSLERAGNLDAAIREYEEALRINPFYQRSLANLGLALARKGNLDAAIGKYQEALQINPNYNVVHNNLGLALARKGNLDAAIGEYHEALRINPDYVEAHNNLGVALARKGDLDAAIGEFREALRTSPDNMEAYKNLERALTLTGRRIPGPQ encoded by the coding sequence ATGGGCAGCAAGATGCGAAATCTGGTTTTAATCTGCGTTGCGTTACTTGTTATTAGCCTGGCCGTATATATGCGGGTGGGCGATTACGGGTTCCTGAACTATGACGATGATGCATACGTTACGGATAATCCCCATGTAGCAAGTGGGATCACCGGCACAAGCATCGCGTGGGCCTTTACTTCCGTTGATGCGGCCAATTGGCACCCCGTCACCTGGTTGTCGCACATGGCGGACGTCGAACTGTACGGTATGAATCCCCGGGGCCACCATCTTACCAACGTCATCATCCACGCCATTTCGACACTACTGGTCCTCTTACTTCTGCTCCGTTCGACCGGCGCGCTTTGGCCGAGCGCATTCGTCGCGGTACTGTTCGCGCTGCATCCTTTGCATGTGGAGTCGGTTGCCTGGGTTGCGGAACGGAAGGATGTCCTGAGCGCCTTTTTCTGGTTTCTCACTCTCCTCATATATGGTGAATTCGCGGCAAAGCGAAAACTCGGGCTCTATTTTCTTGCTCTTTTTACATTCATACTCGGTCTCATGTCCAAGCCGATGCTCGTAACCCTTCCCGTTGTCATGCTGTTGCTGGATTTCTGGCCTCTCAACCGTCTGCACAGGGAGGGGGAACCAGGGCTGCGTCTCCTTTCAGGCCGGGTACTGGCCCTTGTAAAAGAAAAAATCCCCTTCTTTATCTGTTCATTTCTTTCGGCTGCCGTGACTATCTACGCCCAGAGCAAGGGTGGGGCGGTGAAAGGCCTTACAGAGGTCCCCTTTCAGCTTCGCATTGAAAATGTGCCAATCGCATATGTAACGTACATCGGGAAAATATTCTGGCCCCACAACCTGGCAATGCTATACCCCCTCCCCCAGTCGATCCCGCTATGGCACGTCATCAGTTCACTGTTCTTTCTGCTCCTCGTGTCGGGGGTAACGATTCGTGCCGCGCGCACATATCCCTACCTCGCGGTAGGATGGTTCTGGTTCCTCGTTACCCTTGTGCCTGTTATTGGTCTGGTTCAGGTCGGATTGCAGGCAATGGCGGATCGCTACATGTACATCCCCTTGACCGGCATAGGTATCATGGTTGCCTGGGGAGTTCGGGAGAGCACAAAAAGCCTGCCGCACCGCGAGGGTGTACTTGCCCTGCTTGCTGCAACGGTTATTATCGCATCAGCCGCGGTAACGTTTCATCAGATCGGTTTCTGGCGGGACAGCATTACCCTCTACCGGCACACCCTTCAGGTCACTACCGACAATTATATCATTCATGACAATCTGGGGCTCTCTCTCGAACGTGCAGGAAATCTGGATGCAGCGATCCGGGAATATGAGGAAGCATTGCGGATTAACCCCTTTTACCAGCGGTCCCTTGCCAACCTGGGCCTTGCTCTTGCCCGTAAAGGGAACCTGGATGCGGCAATCGGAAAGTACCAGGAGGCGCTTCAGATAAACCCCAATTACAACGTGGTGCATAACAACCTGGGCCTCGCTCTTGCCCGCAAAGGAAATCTGGATGCGGCAATTGGGGAGTACCATGAGGCGCTACGCATAAATCCCGATTACGTCGAAGCGCATAACAACCTTGGGGTGGCTCTTGCCCGCAAAGGGGATCTGGATGCGGCGATAGGGGAATTTCGGGAGGCGCTTCGGACAAGCCCCGATAACATGGAAGCGTATAAAAATCTGGAACGCGCCCTCACCCTGACGGGGAGACGGATTCCGGGCCCGCAATAG
- a CDS encoding glycosyltransferase family 39 protein, which translates to MKYALNYLKEHPETLWLIVILALSTLLRLAFIHEPFDRDEGQYATIAQEILRGGLPYRDAIEIKPPGTFYLYALAIGMFGATIEAVRMFAALYSMLTALAIYGVARHIGGTRAGLCSALLYGVFSTIPRLQGNSNTEVFLVLPMTAGVWCLLLAMDTQKRSYLYGVGLCAALAMLVKPVALPVVVLECMLIPFSRSGTVFSKDSALDLAAFLFPITACAVAAIAYFHLHGALGDFLYWTVEFPRRYKDLVLFQDVPLGAVLRYLRSTLVVPALLGIPAAVWLAMTKRTVAGSLPLLLILAVSLAIALPGKNFPHYYFMIIPFLAIPGGVGLVLITKMPRVPACLASVAVLGAFVYSAERNFRFYTSYSPEQVMVASYSSTTFVDSIRVARYLREHTRPDDYIFQWGFEPELYFLAGRRCPNPFLVSFLPGWSKDPQQAIGKMKQTLADKKPAYIVLQPEWADYEGIFEVNDYLKRNCSEEMKMGFAVIFRCSAH; encoded by the coding sequence ATGAAATATGCACTGAATTACCTGAAGGAACACCCTGAAACCCTGTGGCTGATTGTCATCCTGGCACTCTCCACGCTCCTCAGGCTGGCCTTCATCCATGAACCTTTCGACAGGGACGAGGGGCAGTACGCCACCATTGCCCAGGAAATCCTCCGGGGAGGGCTTCCTTACCGGGACGCCATCGAGATCAAGCCGCCCGGCACCTTCTACCTCTATGCCCTGGCAATCGGCATGTTTGGCGCCACCATCGAGGCGGTGCGCATGTTCGCCGCTCTCTACTCCATGCTGACGGCACTTGCAATCTACGGCGTCGCCCGCCATATCGGAGGAACCAGAGCCGGACTCTGTTCGGCCTTGTTGTATGGCGTCTTTTCCACCATCCCCCGGTTGCAGGGAAACAGCAACACGGAGGTCTTTCTCGTCCTGCCGATGACCGCGGGGGTCTGGTGTCTTCTCCTGGCGATGGACACCCAAAAGCGCTCGTACCTCTACGGGGTCGGCCTCTGCGCGGCCCTTGCCATGCTGGTCAAGCCGGTGGCCCTTCCGGTGGTGGTTTTGGAATGTATGCTGATTCCCTTCTCCAGGTCAGGGACAGTGTTTTCGAAAGATTCCGCGCTTGACCTGGCCGCCTTTCTGTTTCCGATCACAGCATGCGCCGTGGCGGCAATCGCTTACTTCCACCTCCACGGCGCCCTCGGCGATTTCCTCTACTGGACGGTCGAGTTCCCCCGTCGCTATAAGGATCTCGTATTATTTCAGGATGTGCCGCTGGGCGCCGTCCTGCGGTATCTCCGCTCAACGCTGGTGGTTCCCGCCCTTCTGGGAATCCCGGCGGCCGTGTGGCTAGCGATGACAAAACGGACCGTAGCGGGCAGCCTGCCGCTTCTGTTGATCCTGGCCGTGAGCTTGGCGATTGCCCTCCCCGGAAAAAACTTTCCCCATTATTATTTCATGATCATCCCCTTCCTGGCTATTCCCGGGGGCGTCGGCCTAGTGCTCATCACAAAGATGCCGAGAGTCCCTGCATGCTTGGCATCCGTAGCTGTGCTCGGGGCGTTTGTCTATTCGGCAGAGAGAAATTTCAGGTTCTATACCTCCTATTCGCCTGAGCAGGTGATGGTCGCAAGCTACAGCTCAACCACTTTCGTTGACTCCATAAGGGTGGCACGTTACCTTCGGGAACATACTCGGCCGGATGACTACATATTCCAATGGGGTTTCGAACCCGAACTCTATTTTCTGGCTGGCCGACGCTGTCCAAACCCTTTTCTTGTCAGTTTTCTTCCTGGCTGGTCGAAAGACCCGCAGCAGGCCATCGGAAAAATGAAGCAGACCCTTGCTGACAAAAAACCGGCGTATATCGTTTTGCAACCCGAGTGGGCGGATTATGAAGGCATTTTTGAGGTCAACGATTACCTGAAGAGGAATTGTTCCGAAGAAATGAAGATGGGCTTTGCCGTTATCTTCCGATGCTCCGCACACTAG
- a CDS encoding class I SAM-dependent methyltransferase — MEMISRSCPLCGSSDTGSVFAEADFELKQLDSFAFASRKMPEYMHYRLIDCPTCDLLYANPLPCEDDLAEGYSEAAYDSGVEAHYAAATYAATLSKFVGRLPDRHGALDIGTGDGAFLECLLEQGFDGVAGVEPSRAPIAAAREDVRPLIREGIFRGGDFAPETLSLVTCFQTLEHLADPLEMARAVRKLLKPGGAAYFICHNRRALSARLLGKKSPIFDIEHLQLFSPKSARYLLEQAGFTDVAVLDIVNRYPLRYWLRLLPLPQDMKRTLIATLDRAGVGAWSLSVPVGNIAVVGFKPVHAGTASDSGRMPGAEP; from the coding sequence ATGGAGATGATTTCACGGTCCTGCCCGCTATGCGGTTCATCGGACACCGGCAGCGTCTTTGCCGAGGCTGATTTTGAACTGAAACAACTGGACAGCTTTGCCTTCGCTTCTCGCAAGATGCCGGAATACATGCATTACCGGTTGATCGACTGTCCTACCTGCGACCTGTTGTATGCCAACCCCCTGCCGTGCGAGGACGACCTGGCGGAGGGCTACAGTGAAGCGGCCTATGACAGCGGGGTTGAGGCACACTATGCTGCCGCGACCTATGCCGCGACACTTTCAAAATTTGTCGGGCGATTGCCGGACCGCCATGGCGCCCTGGACATCGGCACGGGCGACGGGGCTTTTCTTGAATGTTTGCTGGAGCAAGGCTTTGACGGGGTGGCTGGAGTCGAACCGTCTCGGGCTCCCATAGCGGCTGCCCGTGAAGATGTACGGCCACTCATCAGGGAAGGGATCTTTCGCGGTGGCGATTTTGCCCCCGAAACCCTCAGTCTGGTGACCTGCTTTCAGACCCTGGAACATCTCGCCGATCCGCTGGAGATGGCCCGGGCGGTGCGGAAACTTCTCAAGCCCGGAGGGGCGGCCTATTTCATTTGCCATAACCGGCGCGCCCTGTCGGCGCGGCTGCTCGGTAAAAAATCACCGATTTTCGACATCGAGCACCTCCAGCTTTTCTCTCCCAAAAGTGCCCGCTATCTTCTGGAACAAGCCGGTTTTACCGATGTTGCGGTATTGGATATCGTAAACCGCTACCCCCTGCGGTACTGGCTCAGGCTGCTGCCGCTCCCCCAGGACATGAAACGCACGTTGATCGCAACCCTCGACCGGGCAGGCGTGGGAGCCTGGTCCCTGTCGGTTCCGGTCGGCAACATCGCCGTTGTCGGTTTCAAACCGGTTCATGCCGGCACCGCGTCCGATTCCGGGCGGATGCCCGGCGCAGAACCATGA